CCACCTGCCCGACACCGCGGGCGGCGGCTCGGCGTTCGCCTGGGTGGTGGAGATCTGGGTGGACCCGTCCTGGTACCAGGAGCAGGAGAGCCCCGACCCGCTGCCCTCGGCCGGCCTGCCGGTCGTGCGCCCGCTGCGGGGCCGCTCGCTGCTCGTCGGACGGGTCTCCCAGAGCCGCAACATCCACCCCGACGTCGACTGCGGCACCGACTCCGGCGTGAGCCGTCGGCAGTGCCAGCTCACCACCGACGGCAGCCGCTGGTGGGTCGAGGACCTCGACTCGGCCAACGGCACCTTCGTCGGCCCGGCGAGCGGCGCGCTGCCGCAGGCCCCGGTGCCCGTGGGCACCCGGCAGGAGCTGAAGCCCGACGACCGGGTCTACGTCGGCGCCTGGACGCGGCTGGTCCTGCGTCCCGCCACCGAGGACGAGCTGACGACGCTGGCCTGACGGGTCCGCACCGGTCGGCGCCGCCCGGCCACGCTGTCGGCGAACACGGCGCGGGTGCCGCGGTGCGGTGTGGCACGGTGGAGGCGCACGCGCTGACCCCGCACGCCCCGGGCACGTCCGGGACGAGGAGGCAGCAGGACAACCAGGAGGATCTGTGGAGATCAAGGTCGGTATCCAGCACGTCAACCGTGAGGTCGTGGTGGAGACCACCGAGACGGCCGTCGACGTCGAGCGCGCCTTCAGCGAGGCCGTCGAGAACCAGGGCGTCTTCACGCTCGCCGACGAGCGCGGCCGTCGGGTGCTCATCCCCTCGTCGAAGATCGCCTACGTCGACCTCGGCGAGGAGCACGCCCGCAAGGTGGGGTTCGGCACCCTCTGACCCGGACCCCAGCCGCGCCCTGAGCCTGTCGGAGGGCCTCCGACGGGCTCGGGCCGCGGTGAGGGGCTCAGGGCGCGGTGAGCAAGCTCGGGCCGCTGGGGCGGGTCGCTCAGGACTGCAGGCCCAGCGTGGCCATCCGCCGGGTGTGGTTCTCGATGAGCCGGGAGAACATCCGGCTGACGGCCGCCAGGTCCAGGCCGGGCCGGTCGACGGTCCCGGTCAGCAGGCTGGTCAGGGCGTCGCGGTCGGCGGCGACGCGCTGGGCCTGGCTGAGGGCCTCGCCGACCAGCCGCCGCCCCCACAGCGCCAGCCGGCCGCCCACCTTGGGGTCGTCCTCGATCGCGCCGCGGACCCGGCCGACCACGAAGTCGCCGTGCCCGCCGTCGGCCAGCACCTCGTGCACGAGAGCGCGGGTGTCGGCGTCGACGAAGGCGGCGACCTCGCGGTAGAAGTCCACCGCGATCCCGTCGCCCACGTAGGCCTTGACCAGTCCCTCGAGCCAGTCCTTGGGCCGGGTGTGCTCGTGGTAGCCGTTGAACGGCTCGTGGAAGGGCTGCATGGCCGCCATCACGTCGACGCCGGACTCCGCCAGCCGGTCGCGGATCCGCCCGAAGTGGTCCACCTGGCGCCCCGCCATCGTGGCCAGCTGCACCTTGTCGGCCAGCCCCGGCGCCATCCGGGCGTCCTCCGCCAGGCGGTCGAACGCCGTCAGCGCGCCGTAGGCCAGCAGCCCCAGCAGGTCCAGCGCGCCCTCCCTGTAGGCCGCGTCCGGCCCGGTCACCGCCGGCTCCGGCGTCGTCTGCTCGTCCACGTCGGCAGCCTAGCCAGCGGGCACGTCGGCGCGTCGGCGCGCGCCGGTCATTCGGTCCGGGGGCCCCGCGGGTCTACGATGGCCGTGCACGCATCAGGTGATGCGTCCCTGGTTAGTCGTCCGTGCTCCTCGACGCGCTGCTCCGAAGCGGTGCGAGAGGCCTCGGCGGAGAGCGCCGCACCAGCGCGCAGCGACCCTGACGGGTCGGGTCGCGCGACGCGGAACCCGCTCCTCGCCGGGACGAGCTCACCGGGTCATCCCCAGCATTGCTCATCGAAGGCGACCATCCTGACCAGCGACAGCACCGAGACGCCCACGACGGCGTCCACCGCTCCCCTCCTGCCCGACGACGACAGCTCCGCGACGGAGGCCCCCGTGGCCGCCGAGGAGCTCCCCACCCCGCTCCCCCAGACCTTCCGCGACCTCGGGGTGGTCGACCCGATCGCCGACGCGCTCGACGCGGTCGGCATCAGCCACCCGTTCCCGATCCAGGCGATGGCCATCCCGATCGCGCTGACCGGCACCGACATGATCGGCCAGGCGCGCACCGGCACCGGCAAGACGCTGGCGTTCGGCATCCCGCTGCTGCAGCGGGTCGTCGTCCGCGAGGACCGCGACTTCGAGGCCCAGGCCAAGCCGGGCGCCCCGCAGGCCCTCGTCGTCACCCCCACCCGCGAGCTCGCCAGCCAGGTCAGCAAGGACCTGGCGGTGGCCGCCACCCAGCGCAAGGCGCGCGTCGTCACGCTGTACGGCGGGATGGGCTACGAGCCGCAGCTCGACGCGCTCACCGCGGGCGTCGAGGTCGTCGTCGGCACCCCCGGCCGGCTGCTCGACCTCGCCGACCGGCGTGCGCTGGACCTCAGCCACATCAAGGTCCTCGTCCTGGACGAGGCCGACGAGATGCTGGACCTGGGCTTCCTGCCCGACGTCGAGCGGATCCTCGCCAAGACCCCCGAGCTCCGGCAGACGATGCTGTTCTCGGCCACCATGCCGGCGGCGATCGTCACCCTGGCCCGCCGCCACCTGCGGCACCCGGTGAACATCCGCGCCGAGTCCGCCGAGGACTCGACCACGGTCCCGGCGACGGCGCAGTTCGTCTACCAGGCGCACGACCTCGACAAGCCCGAGGTCGTCGCCCGCATCCTGCAGGCGGAGAACCGCAACCGGGTGATGATCTTCTGCCGCACCAAGCGCTCGGCGCAGCGGGTGTCGGACGACCTCGCGGAGCGCGGCTTCAACGCCACCTCGATCCACGGCGACCTCTCGCAGGTGCTCCGGGAGAAGGCGCTCAAGCGCTTCCGCGGCGGCGAGTCCGACGTCCTCGTGGCCACCGACGTGGCGGCGCGCGGGATCGACGTCACCGACGTCACCCACGTGATCAACTACGAGTGCCCCGACGACGACAAGACGTACGTGCACCGGATCGGCCGCACCGGCCGGGCCGGCGCCTCGGGCATCGCGATCACCTTCGTCGACTGGGCCGACCGGACGCGCTGGAAGGTCATCAACAACACCCTGGGCCTGCCGTTCGAGGAGCCGCAGGAGACCTACTCGACCTCGGAGCACCTCTTCCACGACCTGGGCATCGACCCGGCCGCGAAGGGCCGGATCGTCGAGCCGAAGGCCGAGGAGCACGTCGCCGGCCCGTCGTGGGAGGAGCGCCGCACCCAGCGGAAGAGTGCCCCGCGCGAGCGTCGTCGCACCCGCCACGGTGCGACCGACGGTGACGCCACCGCCGCGTCGCCCACCCCGATCAGCGAGCCGGTCGTCCACCAGCCCACCGACGAGAGCGGTCCCGCCGAGAGCGGCTCGGGTGACGCCCCCCGCCGTCGGCGCCGCCGCCGTCGTTCCGGCAGCGCGGCCGGGGCCGGCACGGCGAGCTGACCGCTCGCTCCCCCGCAGCACCACCTCTCGGGCTCGTCCGCGTCAGCGGGCGAGCCCGACGGGTTCTGCGGTCACCACAAGGTTGCTGTCGTACCCGCCGCGCTCGGGCCGGTAGTTCCCGGCGCAGGTGATCAGCACCAGCCGGTGGTCGCCGTCCTGGGCGAAGGCCGCGCTCGTCGTGGCCAGCGCCTGCTTGGTCACGGTGCGCACCGAGACGATCCGGTACGTCTGCCGGTGGTCGCCGCCGCGCAGCGTCACGGTCTCCCCGCGGTCCACGCGCAGCAGCCGGGCGAAGAACCCGAGCCCCTCGGTCTTGGAGTCGACGTGCCCGGCGATCACCGTGGCCCCGAACGGGTCGCCGGCCCAGGCGCTGCCGTCCCACCAGCCGACGTGCCGGACCTCCTCGGGGACGACCAGCTGGCCGTCGACGGTGGAGGCCGGCTCCACGGCGGCCGCGGCCCCACCCGGCAGCTGCACCGAGGTGGGCACGAACCGCACGCGGCTGCTGGGGGCGGGCTCGCCGACGCGCGCCGAGGGGACGGGTTCAGCCGTCGCGGGTGCGGTCGCCGCGGGCGCGGCTCCGCCGCCGGCCGCGGCCGCGGGGGCGGCCGGTCGGGCGCAGCCGACGAGGACGAGCGGGAGCAGCAGTCCCAGCAGGACCGGGACCGCTGCGGCCCGCGCGCTCCGGGTCAGGACCAGAGCGCGGTCTCGGAGCGTTGCAGCCGCTCAGCCTGCCCGCCCGTCCCCGTGTCGACCCGGCTGGGCTGCTCCGAGCCGCTGGTGCCGGTCTCGATGACGTGCACGGCGACGTTCATCGTCTTCTTCGACGGGTCGCCGATCGCGTAGACGCGGTTCAGCGCGCCGCCCTGCACGGTGAGGTCCACGGGGCCGAGCACCACCGGGGAGGACTTGCCGGCCGGCACGATGGCCACCTCGTAGGTGGCGACGGGGACGACGAGGTTGAGGGACTCACCATTCTCGATGTTGGCGAACAGCACCTTGTCGTCGACCCGGACGTCGGCCTCGCCGACCCGGGCGGTGTGCGCGACCGTCAGGGACGCCTTGCCGCGCGGGACGTCGGAGAGGTCGTTCCGGAAGACGGTGACGGCCGGGTCCGCGTCCTGGCCGGCGTCGGCGGGCAGGTGCACCACGACGTCCCAACTGGAGCCGGCGGTGACCTTGAACATGCGCTCCAGCAGCACGTTGCCGTCGTCGCTGAAGGTCACCTTGCGCGAGCCCGCCTCGACGGGGAAGCCCTTGGTCACGGCAGCGGTCTTGACGTCCTCGGCGACCGTCTTGCCGTCGACGGCCACGTCGACGGTGCGGCCCGGCAGGCCCTGCACCACGTAGATCTTGGCGTCGTCCGCGGCCTGCACCGGTGCGACGGTGAGACCGGCCAGGCCCAGTGCAGCACTGCCGAGCAGCACGAGTGCCGTCCGACGACGGGCAACAGCTCTGTTCATGTGATCCCCCGATCGACTGCCCCTCCCCCGAGGAGCAGGAGCAGACTACCCCGCCCCGCGGACGGCCACCGGCGGTGCGCAGTTCCGGTCTGACCAGGGCGGGGAGCGCGGGGACCCGACCGGGCCGCTCAGCCGTCGTCCAGCTGGCGACGCAGCCGGGCCGGTGCCTTGAGCCGCCAGGCGTCGGTGACCAGCTCCGCGAGCTCCTCCGCGTCGACCGCCGCCAGCTGGAGCAGGACGACGGCGTGCCCGCCGTAGTGGGGCAGCGTGCTGAACACCGCCGGTCGCGCGCTGAGCAGGGCCTCCTTCTCGCCGACGTCCGGCACCGGCAGCACGAGCAGGCCGCTGCCGTCCTCCGTCCGCAGGCGCAGGAACCCCTTCCCGGCCACGCGGTAGCCGGGGGTCCCGTACCAGGTGCCCTCGGTCGTCCCGGGCAGGGCCAGCGCCACGCGTCGGAGGTCCTCGTCGGTCGCCACGGGCCCACGCTAGCGGCGGCGCTGGGGCCGGGCGCTAGGTTCGGCGCATGACCGACACGACCTTCTCCGACGCGACCGTCGCCCTGGGCCCCCACGCGGTGCACCGGCTGGGCTTCGGGGCGATGCAGCTCCCCGGCCCCGGCGTGATGGGTCCGCCCCGCGACCGCGACGAGGCGCTGGCGGTGCTGCGCCGCGCCGTCGAGCTCGGCGTCGACCACATCGACACCGCGCAGTACTACGGGCCCGACGTGGCCAACGAGCTGATCCGCGAGGCCCTGCACCCCTACCCGGAGGGCCTGGCCCTGGTCTCGAAGGTCGGCGCGGTCCGCGACGCCAAGGGCGGCTGGCCCCCCGCCCAGCAGCCGGCCGAGCTCCGTGCCGGCGTCGAGGACAACCTGCGCACGCTGGGCGTCGAGCAGCTGGCCGCCGTGAACCTGCGGGTGATGGACCCGATCCGCGGGTACACCCCACCGCCGTTCGAGGACCAGCTGGCCGAGATGGTCGCCCTGCGCGACGAGGGCCTCATCGCCGGCATCGGGGTCTCCAACGTGGACCTCGACCAGCTCGACACGGCGATCCGGCTGGCGGGCGTCGTCTGCGTCCAGAACGCCTACAGCCTGCTGGACCGCACGCACGAGCCGGTGCTCCAGCGCTGCGAGGCCGAGGGCATCGCCTTCGTGCCGTTCTTCCCGCTGGGCTCGGCCTTCCCGGGCATGCCGAAGGTCACCGAGAACGCCGCCGTCGTCGCGCTGGCCGACGAGCTCGGCGCCACCGAGGCGCAGGTCGGGCTCTCCTGGCTGCTGCACCACAGCCCGAGCATCCTGCTCATCCCGGGCACCAGCTCGTTGGCCCACCTGGAGGAGAACATGGCGACGCTCTCCCTCCCGCTCACCGAGGACCAGGTCGCCGACCTGGAGAAGGCGGTCTGAGCCCGGCGCAGGCGACGCAGAGCCGGGCCTCGGGCCGGGCCCGGAGCCGGGCCTCGGGGATCGGACGGCCGCAGCGCTCGCACACCCCGAAGCGGCCCGCGGCCAGCCGGTCGCGGGCCGCGACGAGCTCGGCCAGCGTCTGCTCCGTCCGGACCAGCAGGGCGCTGTCGCGGGCCTGGTCCAGCGAGACGGTGGAGCCCTCCGGGTCGTGCTCGTCGTCGGCCGACGTCAGGCTGCGGGCCACCCGCATCTGCTCGATCGCCGACAGCAGCGACGCCCGCTGCTCCGCCGCCTGACGGAGCCGGTCGTCCAGCAGCTCGGCGTAGCTCGGGTCGGCCTCGGGCCCCGGGTCCCCCACGTCAGCGGACCCGCGCGGCCATCCGGTCGCTGATCTCGGCGAACACCGACGGGTCGGTGGTGTTGACGCCGAGGTCGTGGTCGACCTTGCCGGTCCCGTGGTAGTCGCTGCTCCCCGTGGCCAGCAGGTCGAGCTGGCGGGCCAGCACCCGCAGGCGGTGCCGGGTGGCCCGGTCGTGGTCCTGGTGCTCCACCTCCAGGCCGTCGAGGTGGTGCTCGGCGGCCAGCACGGCCAGCAGCTCGGCCGGCAGCACGTGCTCGCGTCCGCGGCCCCACGGGTGGGCGATCACCGCGACCCCGCCGGCCCCGCGCACCAGGTCGATGCCGTGCGCGAGATCGATGGCGTAGCGGTGGACGTGCGCGGGGCCGCCGTCGTACAGGTAGCGGTCGAAGGCCTCGGTGCGGTCGTGCACGTGGCCCGCCTCGACCAGCGCGTCGGCGATGTGCGGGCGCCCGACGGACGGGCTGTCACCCACGAAGCGCATCACCGCCTCCTCGCTCACCCCCACGCCCAGGGCGTCCAGCTTGGCCAGCACACCGGTGAGCCGGCCGGTCCGGCCGTCGCGGACCCGCGCCATCTCCCGCGCCAGCTCGGGGTCGGCCGGGTCGGCGCCGTAGCCGAGCAGGTGCACGCTGCTGCCGCCGTGGGTGCAGGACAGCTCCAGGCCGCGGACCACCTGCACGCCGACCCGCTCCCCCGTGGCGACCGCGGCGTCGAGGCCGTCGAACGTGTCGTGGTCGGTCAGCGCCACCACGTCCAGCCGGGCGCGCACCGCCTGCTCGACGAGCTGCTCGGGGGTGTCGGTGCCGTCAGAGGTCGAGGAGTGGGTGTGGAGGTCGATCCGCATGCCCCACACCTACCACGGCCCGCGGCGAGAGCCTTCCCCGTCCGCAGCAGCGGCCAGGTCCCGGTGCAGGGACCCGGTCAGGCACACGGACGGCCAGGAGCGCGGTCCGCGCCCGAGCGGAGCGAGGGCCGACAGCTCAGGGCAGCAGGGCCTTCGCGACGCGCAGGCCCACCGAGACCCGGGCGAGGTCGGCGCGCACGCTGCAGATCTGCCGCAGCGTGGTCACCGACGTGCCGAGGCCCGGGACCGAGCGCTCCCACGCCTTCACCACCTGCTCCGCATCCGACGTCACCCCGTCCCCGCCGTGGTCGGCGTGCCGCAGCGACTCCGCGGTCAGCGCCGCGTGCACGGCGTGCAGGTCGTCGCGGAGCGCCGCCCGGGCCATCGTCTGCCAGCGGTCGGCGCGCGGCAGCTCGAGGACCCGGCCCAGCAGCCGGTCCAGCCCCAGCCGCTGGCCGAGGGTGAAGTGCACCGCCGCGACCTGCAGCAGGTCGTGGCCGGTGCGGGCGGCCGTCTGCACGACGGTGAGCGCCGCGTACGCCGGCGGCAGCACGGCCACCTGCAGCGCCAGGTCCTCCGGCACGCCCGCGTCGCGGTAGCGGGCCAGCCGCTTCTCGAAGGCCTCCCGCTCCCGGCCGGCCAGCACGTCGGGCAGCGCGGCCCGGAGCGCCGTGACGCCCTCGGCCATCTCGTCGACGCAGGCCTGGACGTCCACCCGCCGGCGCCGGTTGAGCAGCCAGCGGGTGGCGCGCTCCACCAGCGTCCGGGTCTCCAGCCGCAACGTCGTCTGCACCGACGCGTCGACCTGGTGGTCGAGGGCCGCGACGGCGGCGTCCAGCTCGGCCGCCCCGAACACGGCGCGGGCCGCGGTGTGGGCCAGGATCACCTCGGCGGCCGTGGCCCCGCTCTCCCCCGAGAGCCGGTGGAAGCAGGTGATGCCGGCGGTGTCGACGAAGCGGTTGACCGCGACGGTGGTGACGATCTCGCGGTGCAGCCGGTGCCCGCGCATCTGCTCGGCGTAGCGCTCCCGCAGCGGGCGCGGGAAGTAGCCGACCAGGTCGCGGGCCAGGTACGGGTCGTCGGGCAGGTCGGAGCGCTCCACCTCGCTCTCCAGCACGATCTTGGTGTAGGCGAGCAGGGTGGCCAGCTCCGGTGCGGTCAGCCCGCCCTTGTTCTGCCGGCGCAGCTCCAGCTCCTCCTCCGAGGGCAGGGACTCCAGCTGGCGGTCCAGCAGGCCCTGGTCCTCCAGCCGCTCGATCCAGTCCTCGTGCACCCCGGCCATCGACGCCGCCTGCTGGACGCTGTTGGCCAGCGCCAGGTTCTGGGACCGGTTGTGCGCCAGCACCAGCCGGGACACCTCGTCGGTCATCGAGGCCAGCAGGGCGTCGCGGTCGGGCGTCGACAGCCGGCCCGCCGCCACGTCGGCGGCCAGCAGCACCTTGATGTTGACCTCGTGGTCGGAGGTGTCGACGCCTGCGGAGTTGTCGATGAAGTCGGTGTTGATCCGTCCGCCGGAGGCCGCGTACTCGATGCGGCCGCGCTGGGTGAGGCCCAGGTTGCCGCCCTCGCCGACGCAGCGGGCCCGCAGCTGGCCGCCGTCCACCCGCAGCCCGTCGTTGGCCTTGTCGCCGACCTGGGCGTGGGTCTCCTGCGCCGACTTCACGTAGGTGCCGATGCCGCCGTTCCACAGCAGGTCGACGGGCGCCCTCAGGCAGGCGCTGATCAGCTCCTGCGGGGGCAGCGCGGTGACGCCGGCGTCGAGCCCCAGCACCGCCCGCACCTGCGGGCTGACCGGGATCGACTTGAGCGTGCGGGGGTAGACCCCGCCCCCCTCGCTGATCAGCCCGGCGTCGTAGTCGGCCCAGCTGGAGCGCGGCAGCGCGAACAGCCGCTCGCGCTCGGCGAAGCTGGCCTCCGGGTCGGGCTGCGGGTCGAGGAAGACGTGCCGGTGGTCGAACGCGGCGACGAGGCGGAGGTGCCGGCTGAGCAGCATGCCGTTGCCGAAGACGTCCCCGCTCATGTCGCCGATGCCGACGCAGCTGAAGTCGTCCACGGCCGGGTCGAGGCCCAGCTCGCGGAAGTGCCGGGTGACCGACTCCCAGGCGCCGCGGGCGGTGATCCCCATCGCCTTGTGGTCGTACCCGGCGGAGCCGCCGGAGGCGAACGCGTCGCCCAGCCAGAACCCCGCCTCCACCGAGATCGCGTTGGCGATGTCGGAGAAGGTGGCGGTGCCCTTGTCGGCGGCGACGACGAGGTACGGGTCGTCGCCGTCGTAGCGGACCACGTGCTCGGGGTGCACGACGGCGCCGTCGACGAGGTTGTCCGTGAGGTCCAGCAGGCTGGTGATGAACAGCCGGTAGCAGGCGGTCCCCTCGGCCAGCCAGGCGTCGCGGTCGGCGGCCGGGTCGGGCAGCTGCTTGGCGTAGAAGCCACCCTTGGCCCCCACCGGCACGATCACGGTGTTCTTCACCATCTGCGCCTTGACCAGGCCGAGGACCTCGGTCCGGAAGTCCTCGGCGCGGTCGGACCAGCGCAGCCCGCCACGGGCGACGGCCCCGAACCGCAGGTGCACGCCCTCGACGCGCGGGGAGTAGACGAAGATCTCGAACTGCGGCCGCGGCTCGGGCAGGTCCGGGATCTGCCGGGGGGCGAGCTTGACGGCCAGCGCGCCGCGCCCGGGCACGAAGTGGTTCGTGCGCAGGGCGGCGGTCACCACCGCGAGGTAGGAGCGGACGATCCGGTCGTGGTCGAGGCTGGTGACCTCGTCGAGCGCCGCGGAGATCTCCGCCGTCAAGGTCTCCACCCGGGCGGTGCGCCGCTCGTCGGACAGACCGAGCCGCGGGTCGAACCGGGTCTCGAAGAGCTTCACGAGGCGGCGGGCCAGGTCGGTGTTCGCGGCCAGCGCCTGCGCCAGGTAGGCCTGGCTGTACGGGCTGCCCGCCTGCTGCAGGTAGCGCCCGACGGCCCGCAGGACGCTCACCTGGTGCCAGTCGAGGCCGGCGCCCAGGACGAGCGCGTTGAAGCCGTCGGACTCGCTGCGGCCGGCGTAGGAGGCGGCGAACGCGTCCGTGAAGCGCTCGCGGGCCTCCAGGGTCCAGTCCCGGCGGACGGTTTCGCGACCGCCGGGGACGCTGAGGCCGAAGTCGTAGACGAAGGCCCGGTCGCCGCGCAGGGTCAGCTCGTAGGGCCGCTCGTCGATGACGTCGACGCCGAGCCGGGTGAGGTGCGGCAGGATCCGCGAGAGCGACATGGACGCGTCGCGCCGGAAGATCTTGAGCCGCAGGTCGGCCTCGTCGTCGGTCCGGACGGGCCGGTGCACGGCCATCGACATGCCGTCCCGCTCGCCGAGGGCCCCCAGGGCGGTCAGGTCGTCGAGGGCCTGCCCCGGCGCGTAGTCCTCCTTGTACGCCTCGGGCAGGGCGCTGGCGAGCAGGCTGAGCCGCTCCGCCTGCTCCGACGCCCCGACGAGGTCGGCGAAGGCGTCGTCCCAGGACCGGGTGGCGAGGGTGAGCTCCTTCTC
The window above is part of the Friedmanniella luteola genome. Proteins encoded here:
- a CDS encoding NAD-glutamate dehydrogenase, which translates into the protein MVDVTVADAELEQDKNEKIATVASRGAALAAELGQDPAQVEGFLQHYFRHVDAVDVDSRTADDLLGLVASHYRAAVQRRPGEPVITVRTPRQGDDGWTAGGATVVQVVTDDQPFLVDSVTMEVLRQGWSVREVFHPQYLVRRDADGALVTVERGEAAAEPGVLAESWMHLEILPPARPEDPDALVPALDRGLREVLGLVRAAVEDWRPMLERSTETAALLGDPSLTGGRTEEAALAQELVGWLNANHFTFLGYREHVAVGEGEDLHYEVVPGTGLGILRGDVDAPDAFHALPQPGTHHLLMIITKDDQRSRVHRPAYLDYLGLRTFNAEGRVVGERRFLGLFASSAYSESIARVPVLRQKTEAVLRLTGYDEQSHGGKAVVDVLETYPRDELFQTPIDELAGTVEKIAHLKERRQVRMFVRPDPYGRYLSCLVYLPRDRYTTAVRRRMEDLLLSRLGGVSVDYTARVTESVLARLHFVLRMPVGRPLGEIDVRGLEKELTLATRSWDDAFADLVGASEQAERLSLLASALPEAYKEDYAPGQALDDLTALGALGERDGMSMAVHRPVRTDDEADLRLKIFRRDASMSLSRILPHLTRLGVDVIDERPYELTLRGDRAFVYDFGLSVPGGRETVRRDWTLEARERFTDAFAASYAGRSESDGFNALVLGAGLDWHQVSVLRAVGRYLQQAGSPYSQAYLAQALAANTDLARRLVKLFETRFDPRLGLSDERRTARVETLTAEISAALDEVTSLDHDRIVRSYLAVVTAALRTNHFVPGRGALAVKLAPRQIPDLPEPRPQFEIFVYSPRVEGVHLRFGAVARGGLRWSDRAEDFRTEVLGLVKAQMVKNTVIVPVGAKGGFYAKQLPDPAADRDAWLAEGTACYRLFITSLLDLTDNLVDGAVVHPEHVVRYDGDDPYLVVAADKGTATFSDIANAISVEAGFWLGDAFASGGSAGYDHKAMGITARGAWESVTRHFRELGLDPAVDDFSCVGIGDMSGDVFGNGMLLSRHLRLVAAFDHRHVFLDPQPDPEASFAERERLFALPRSSWADYDAGLISEGGGVYPRTLKSIPVSPQVRAVLGLDAGVTALPPQELISACLRAPVDLLWNGGIGTYVKSAQETHAQVGDKANDGLRVDGGQLRARCVGEGGNLGLTQRGRIEYAASGGRINTDFIDNSAGVDTSDHEVNIKVLLAADVAAGRLSTPDRDALLASMTDEVSRLVLAHNRSQNLALANSVQQAASMAGVHEDWIERLEDQGLLDRQLESLPSEEELELRRQNKGGLTAPELATLLAYTKIVLESEVERSDLPDDPYLARDLVGYFPRPLRERYAEQMRGHRLHREIVTTVAVNRFVDTAGITCFHRLSGESGATAAEVILAHTAARAVFGAAELDAAVAALDHQVDASVQTTLRLETRTLVERATRWLLNRRRRVDVQACVDEMAEGVTALRAALPDVLAGREREAFEKRLARYRDAGVPEDLALQVAVLPPAYAALTVVQTAARTGHDLLQVAAVHFTLGQRLGLDRLLGRVLELPRADRWQTMARAALRDDLHAVHAALTAESLRHADHGGDGVTSDAEQVVKAWERSVPGLGTSVTTLRQICSVRADLARVSVGLRVAKALLP
- a CDS encoding DUF3107 domain-containing protein, yielding MEIKVGIQHVNREVVVETTETAVDVERAFSEAVENQGVFTLADERGRRVLIPSSKIAYVDLGEEHARKVGFGTL
- a CDS encoding class F sortase: MRFVPTSVQLPGGAAAAVEPASTVDGQLVVPEEVRHVGWWDGSAWAGDPFGATVIAGHVDSKTEGLGFFARLLRVDRGETVTLRGGDHRQTYRIVSVRTVTKQALATTSAAFAQDGDHRLVLITCAGNYRPERGGYDSNLVVTAEPVGLAR
- a CDS encoding oxidoreductase; this translates as MTDTTFSDATVALGPHAVHRLGFGAMQLPGPGVMGPPRDRDEALAVLRRAVELGVDHIDTAQYYGPDVANELIREALHPYPEGLALVSKVGAVRDAKGGWPPAQQPAELRAGVEDNLRTLGVEQLAAVNLRVMDPIRGYTPPPFEDQLAEMVALRDEGLIAGIGVSNVDLDQLDTAIRLAGVVCVQNAYSLLDRTHEPVLQRCEAEGIAFVPFFPLGSAFPGMPKVTENAAVVALADELGATEAQVGLSWLLHHSPSILLIPGTSSLAHLEENMATLSLPLTEDQVADLEKAV
- a CDS encoding MmcQ/YjbR family DNA-binding protein, which translates into the protein MATDEDLRRVALALPGTTEGTWYGTPGYRVAGKGFLRLRTEDGSGLLVLPVPDVGEKEALLSARPAVFSTLPHYGGHAVVLLQLAAVDAEELAELVTDAWRLKAPARLRRQLDDG
- a CDS encoding FHA domain-containing protein — protein: MTAVCPAGHQTVAQDYCDVCGLPVTADAAPAGSGPASVRDVPTGSRVPVSSSAPGAAQSCPNCSAPNPEDALFCEACGYDFTTGSMPRPLTPPDGPPAPEAPAAPEAADAAPTAAPAHLPDTAGGGSAFAWVVEIWVDPSWYQEQESPDPLPSAGLPVVRPLRGRSLLVGRVSQSRNIHPDVDCGTDSGVSRRQCQLTTDGSRWWVEDLDSANGTFVGPASGALPQAPVPVGTRQELKPDDRVYVGAWTRLVLRPATEDELTTLA
- a CDS encoding DUF4397 domain-containing protein, which translates into the protein MNRAVARRRTALVLLGSAALGLAGLTVAPVQAADDAKIYVVQGLPGRTVDVAVDGKTVAEDVKTAAVTKGFPVEAGSRKVTFSDDGNVLLERMFKVTAGSSWDVVVHLPADAGQDADPAVTVFRNDLSDVPRGKASLTVAHTARVGEADVRVDDKVLFANIENGESLNLVVPVATYEVAIVPAGKSSPVVLGPVDLTVQGGALNRVYAIGDPSKKTMNVAVHVIETGTSGSEQPSRVDTGTGGQAERLQRSETALWS
- a CDS encoding ferritin-like fold-containing protein, which produces MDEQTTPEPAVTGPDAAYREGALDLLGLLAYGALTAFDRLAEDARMAPGLADKVQLATMAGRQVDHFGRIRDRLAESGVDVMAAMQPFHEPFNGYHEHTRPKDWLEGLVKAYVGDGIAVDFYREVAAFVDADTRALVHEVLADGGHGDFVVGRVRGAIEDDPKVGGRLALWGRRLVGEALSQAQRVAADRDALTSLLTGTVDRPGLDLAAVSRMFSRLIENHTRRMATLGLQS
- a CDS encoding PHP domain-containing protein, with the translated sequence MRIDLHTHSSTSDGTDTPEQLVEQAVRARLDVVALTDHDTFDGLDAAVATGERVGVQVVRGLELSCTHGGSSVHLLGYGADPADPELAREMARVRDGRTGRLTGVLAKLDALGVGVSEEAVMRFVGDSPSVGRPHIADALVEAGHVHDRTEAFDRYLYDGGPAHVHRYAIDLAHGIDLVRGAGGVAVIAHPWGRGREHVLPAELLAVLAAEHHLDGLEVEHQDHDRATRHRLRVLARQLDLLATGSSDYHGTGKVDHDLGVNTTDPSVFAEISDRMAARVR
- a CDS encoding DEAD/DEAH box helicase, whose translation is MAIPIALTGTDMIGQARTGTGKTLAFGIPLLQRVVVREDRDFEAQAKPGAPQALVVTPTRELASQVSKDLAVAATQRKARVVTLYGGMGYEPQLDALTAGVEVVVGTPGRLLDLADRRALDLSHIKVLVLDEADEMLDLGFLPDVERILAKTPELRQTMLFSATMPAAIVTLARRHLRHPVNIRAESAEDSTTVPATAQFVYQAHDLDKPEVVARILQAENRNRVMIFCRTKRSAQRVSDDLAERGFNATSIHGDLSQVLREKALKRFRGGESDVLVATDVAARGIDVTDVTHVINYECPDDDKTYVHRIGRTGRAGASGIAITFVDWADRTRWKVINNTLGLPFEEPQETYSTSEHLFHDLGIDPAAKGRIVEPKAEEHVAGPSWEERRTQRKSAPRERRRTRHGATDGDATAASPTPISEPVVHQPTDESGPAESGSGDAPRRRRRRRRSGSAAGAGTAS
- a CDS encoding TraR/DksA family transcriptional regulator produces the protein MGDPGPEADPSYAELLDDRLRQAAEQRASLLSAIEQMRVARSLTSADDEHDPEGSTVSLDQARDSALLVRTEQTLAELVAARDRLAAGRFGVCERCGRPIPEARLRARPEARLCVACAGLRPPSPGRRPGPR